The DNA sequence CCGGGGCTCCTCAAGATCCACTGCCTCGACGCGGGCGCCTCCGGCTGCTCGTTCGTCTGCCGCTGTCCCGGAGGGGAGACGGCGGTCTTCGTCGGCGGGCGGGACGGCGAGGGCGAGCGGATCGCCGGCTACCTGGCGGAGCTGGGCGTCGGCGAGATCGCCGTGCTGATCGGCGCGGAGCCGGAAGGCGGCTGCCTGCGCTCGGTCGTGGAACTGATGCGGCGCTTCAAGGTCGCGCAGCTGTTCGACCCGGGCTTCGGGAGCGGGGAGGCGCGCTACGCGGAGTATATCGACCTGCTCAGGAGAGAGGAGGTCGACTACCGGGTGGTGCGGGCGATGGAGAACCTCGCCCTGGGGCCGGTCAGGATGTACGTCGTGCGCGCGGGATCGTTCGGGGACGAGGCGGCGGGGGGCAGGCGCGTGAGCCTCTGCATCGTCCACGGAGGCAACTCGTTTTTGCTCTCCAGGGGCGCGCGCGCCGGCGCGGCGCCCGCGCAGCCGCCCGTGGACGCGGCGCTCCCCGGATTCCTCTTTACGGGCGACGTCGCGGAGCTGAAGGCGTGCGGCGCCCCGTACGGCCCGCGCGGCGCGCTGGTGCTGGAGAGCAACGGCGTCGGCATCGGCGTCAAACAGTTCGGGCGGATCACCGTCGCCTCGGCCGGCGGGTCGGACGCGGGGGGAGGGCCGGGTCCGCCTGCACAGGGCGCCGCGGCCGCCCGTTCCGCCTCGAAGGAGAGGATCAACATCAACAGCGCCTCGGCGCAGGAGCTCGACGCCTTGAGCGGGATAGGGGCGGCGAAGGCCGCGATGATCGTCGAGTTCCGGCAGGCGAACGGGAGATTCAACCGCATCGAGGATTTGAAGAAGGTCCCCGGTATCGGGGAGAAGCTCTTCCAGCGCAACAGGGACCGGATCTGCGTCGACTGAGAGGCGAGGGCCCTCTCCCCGGACGCCCGCCCCCGCTGTGGTATACTCTGGGCGATGAGTGTGCGCACCCTCCGCCGTGCGCGGGCCGCCGCGGCAGCAGGCCCGGGCGCGGCCGCCCTGATCCTCGCCGCCCTCCTGCCGGGCATCGCCGCGGGGGCGGCGATCCCCGCGCCGCCGGCGGGGGGCGGTTCCGCCTCTTCACGGCAACCGGGGGTCGTTGCCGTTCCGCCGTCACCGCCATCCCCGACGCCGTCCGTTGTCCCCTCCCCGCCGCCGCTCGAGACGCAGGGGGCGTCCACGGAGTTTCTTCTGCGCTGGGACCGGCGGTACCGGCTCGTGGATCCGGAGGTGGATCCGTCGCGCCGCGGCGCCTCGAAGGATTTCGCACGGGGGATCGCCGAGCTCAAGAAGGCGATCCTTACGGGCATCCCCGACGAGGGGATGTACTACCGTCTCGGCTACTGCTACGAGAAGCTGGGGGATCTCGAGCGGGCGCTGGACGCCTATCGGCGCGCCGCCCCGGACGAGGCGCCTGAAGGGGACGGAGAGTTCGCCTGCGCGCTCGCCTATCGGCTCGGTCTCGTGCTCGCTCGGATGGGGAAGCACGCGGAGGCGGCGGCGGAGTTCGAGAAGGCGCTCGCCTGTCCCGCCCTGGCCGCCGCCGCGCGCAACAACCTCGGCAGCTGCTACCGCGTCCTCCACCTGAAAAGGAAGGCGATCGATGAGTTCGAGGCCGCCGCGGCGCTCGATCCGCGGATGGCCGAGGCGCACCTGAACCTGGGCATCACGCAGGCCGAGCTGGGGCGGACCGATGCCGCCGTGGAATCGCTCCGCAGGGCGCTGGGGCTGGACCCCCGTCTTCGTGGCGCGGCATACAGTCTCGGCGTCGTGCTCGCCGCGCGGGGCGACGCACGGGGAGCGGAGGAGGCGCTGAGGGCGGCCGCCGCGGCGTTCCCTGACGACGAGAAGACGCACCTCGCCCTCGCGCGGCTCTACCTCGATTCCGGACGGAAGGAGGAGGCGCGGCGCGCCGCCCGCAGCGCCTTCGCCCTCATGCCGGTGCTGCGGGCCGAGAATCTCGACCTCGACACCGCCCTCGGCGGGGAGGCGCCCGCCCCGGCCGCATCCCCCGCCCCGGGGCGGGAGGAGGACGAGGAGCTCCTCGGGCGGGCGCGCGCCGCCGTCGCGGGGGGGGACCGGGCGGAGGCGGAGCGCCTCTTCTCGGCGCTGCTGAGGCGGAACCCGTCCTCCGCGGCCGCGTGCCTCGGCCTGGCGTTCCTCAGCGAGTTCTCCGGTTCCGAGCGCTACGGCGCGGGGTTCCCGGAGGAGCGGTGTATCGGCTACTACCGCAGGGCGCTGGAGGCGCAGCCGGGGATGAGCACGGCCTGGTTCGGCCTTGGGAATGTCTACGAAAAGATCGGCAGGCACGCGGAGGCCGCGGATGCGTTCCGGAGGGCGGGGGAGCTCTCCCCTGAGATGCGCTTCGCCTGGTACAACCTCGGCGTCTGCTACATCCGCCTCGGGAAGAGGGAGGAGGCGGAGGCGCAGTTCCGCAGGGCGCTCGCGCTCGACCCCGCGTTCGCCGACGCCCGCTTCCAGCTCGGCGAGGTCCTCGCGTCGCGTCGCGACTACGGGGGGGCCATCGCGGAGTACGAGAAGGTGATCGATCTCGTCCCCTCCCACGCGGATGCGCACTACAGCCTCGCGCGGATCTGCCACCGGGAGGCGGCCGATTCGAAAGCGGCCGCCGAGCATTACCGCGCCTACCTGGAGCTGCGGCCGGACGCGCCGGACGCGGCGGAGGTACAGGGCTGGATCGAGGAGATGGAAGGGGGGGGCTGACCGGCGCGCGGCGCCTTCTCGGCGGCGGGCCGGGGGCGGCGCGGTGAACGGGTGGGCGGGCCGGGCGGCACTGTGCGATAATGGGGGAGACGGGGGAGGGCGGCCGCATGGGACGGAGCGGGATCCGGAGGAGTCGGGGGCGGGCCGGGGAGGAGCCGGAACGCCGGGCCACGCCGGTCCTGTACCTTTCCCTGACCGCCGCCGTCTCCGCGCTGCTCGCCGCGGCCGCCGCGGGCCTCTGGCTTCTGCTCGCCCCGCATCTCGCCGCATGGCACCCGTCCGCCGCGGCGGCCTCCTGGTGCGCGCTGGCGGCGCTCGCCGCCGCATGGGGCGCGTACATCGCCGTCGAGGGGCTCTCCGCCGGGCTTGGGAAGGACCTTCTGGGGCGGGCGCCCGGGGTCCGGCGGGCGCTCCTGGGCGCGTGCTACCCGCTTTGCCGCGCGGCGGGACGCCTCCTCGGCCGCTCCGCCGAAGCGGTCGGGGCCTCGTTCATCGCCTACAGCAACGCCCTGGCGGTCCGGGGGGCGGCGCGTCCGGGAGGCGGGGGCCTGCTCGTTCTTCTTCCCCGCTGCCTCCAGCGCGAGGGGTGCGCGCAGGCGGTCAGCATGGATGTGCGGAACTGCCGCCGGTGCGGCGGATGCGATCTCTCGAACCTCGTGCCCCTGATGGAGCGGTACGGGTTCCAAATGGCGGTCGCGACCGGCGGGCGGCTCGCGCGGGCGCTGGTGCGGGACCTGAAGCCGTCCGGGGTGATCGCGGTCGCCTGCGAGCGCGAACTGCTCGAGGGGATCGCGGGCATCGGGGGCATTCCGGTCCTCTGCATCGCCAATCGCAGGCCCGAGGGGCCGTGCAGGAACACGCGGGTGGACCTCGAGGAGTTCGAGTCGGCGGTGCGTCGTCTCGCGGAGAGGTGAGGAGGGCGTGAACGAGGTGAAGGGGATCGAGTTCGTCGCGGGCGGCGCGGAGCTGCTGCCGCGCGTCCGGCCGCTCTGGGAGGAGCTCAATCGCCACCAGCGCGGGCTCTCGACGCACTTCGCGGACAGGTTCGCGGGATTCAGCTTCTCGTTCAGGGAGGCGGCGCTCCTCGAAAAGGCGCGCCGCGGCGCCGTGCGGATAGAGCTGGCCGTCCTCCCCGGAGTCGGGGACGCGGCCTACTGCGCCGGTTCCGTCCAGTCCAACGGGGACGGGGAGATCGACTCGCTCTTCGTCGACGAGCGATTCCGCGGGCGCGGGATCGGAAGCGAGCTCGTGCGGCGGGCGCTGGACTGGATGGACGGGGAGGGGGCGCTGGCGCGGTCGGTCGTCGTGGCGGAGGGAAACGAACGGGCGCGCGCCTTCTACGCGAGGTTCGGCTTCCTCCCGTTCAGCGTCACGCTCGCACGCAGGGATCCGGCGAGGCGCGGTTGACGAGGCGAGGGCCTTCCGCCCCGCGCGCGCCGCGGCGGGGGGCGTGCGTGCGCCGGTTCCGGGCGGCGGCACGGAGGCGCGCCTCGATCGGCAACCGATCGCGCCGTTATTTATCCTTGCCGGTCGGCGGGGGTATGCGATAATGTCCCTTGCGTCATGCACCGGGTCACCTACTCCAAAGAGGGGCTGATTAGGTTCATCTCCCACCTCGATCTCATCAGGCTCTGGCACAGGGCGTTCAGGAGAGCCGGCCTGCCGGTGAGGATGTCGCGCGGATTCACGCCGCATCCGTCCGTGTCGTTCGGCCCGCCCCTGCCGCTTGGCGTGGCGGGACAACGGGAGATGCTCGACGTCGCGTTCGACGTCGGCTGCGACCTCTCGGGGGCGCGGGAACGGCTTCAGCAGGCCCTCCCCGCCGGGGTTCGCGTCGTCGAGCTCCGGCCGGTCCCGGAAGACGGCCCGTCGCTCTGCGCGGAACTGGATCGCGCGACGTACGAGGCGGAGCTGTGCGGCGCCGAGGCGAACGGCGCCGCGGAGAAGATCGCGGCCGCGCAAGCCGCCGCGAGCATCGTCGTGAAGAA is a window from the Chlamydiota bacterium genome containing:
- a CDS encoding DUF116 domain-containing protein; this translates as MGRSGIRRSRGRAGEEPERRATPVLYLSLTAAVSALLAAAAAGLWLLLAPHLAAWHPSAAAASWCALAALAAAWGAYIAVEGLSAGLGKDLLGRAPGVRRALLGACYPLCRAAGRLLGRSAEAVGASFIAYSNALAVRGAARPGGGGLLVLLPRCLQREGCAQAVSMDVRNCRRCGGCDLSNLVPLMERYGFQMAVATGGRLARALVRDLKPSGVIAVACERELLEGIAGIGGIPVLCIANRRPEGPCRNTRVDLEEFESAVRRLAER
- a CDS encoding DUF2344 domain-containing protein translates to MHRVTYSKEGLIRFISHLDLIRLWHRAFRRAGLPVRMSRGFTPHPSVSFGPPLPLGVAGQREMLDVAFDVGCDLSGARERLQQALPAGVRVVELRPVPEDGPSLCAELDRATYEAELCGAEANGAAEKIAAAQAAASIVVKKHTAKGERYRDIRPLVHRLECGEGPGGTVRLTCTVGVGDKGNLNPHELLEALLGVPAERAREIPVTRTALHTSRDTSQDRPRGPALKRR
- a CDS encoding tetratricopeptide repeat protein, coding for MSVRTLRRARAAAAAGPGAAALILAALLPGIAAGAAIPAPPAGGGSASSRQPGVVAVPPSPPSPTPSVVPSPPPLETQGASTEFLLRWDRRYRLVDPEVDPSRRGASKDFARGIAELKKAILTGIPDEGMYYRLGYCYEKLGDLERALDAYRRAAPDEAPEGDGEFACALAYRLGLVLARMGKHAEAAAEFEKALACPALAAAARNNLGSCYRVLHLKRKAIDEFEAAAALDPRMAEAHLNLGITQAELGRTDAAVESLRRALGLDPRLRGAAYSLGVVLAARGDARGAEEALRAAAAAFPDDEKTHLALARLYLDSGRKEEARRAARSAFALMPVLRAENLDLDTALGGEAPAPAASPAPGREEDEELLGRARAAVAGGDRAEAERLFSALLRRNPSSAAACLGLAFLSEFSGSERYGAGFPEERCIGYYRRALEAQPGMSTAWFGLGNVYEKIGRHAEAADAFRRAGELSPEMRFAWYNLGVCYIRLGKREEAEAQFRRALALDPAFADARFQLGEVLASRRDYGGAIAEYEKVIDLVPSHADAHYSLARICHREAADSKAAAEHYRAYLELRPDAPDAAEVQGWIEEMEGGG
- a CDS encoding N-acetyltransferase — translated: MNEVKGIEFVAGGAELLPRVRPLWEELNRHQRGLSTHFADRFAGFSFSFREAALLEKARRGAVRIELAVLPGVGDAAYCAGSVQSNGDGEIDSLFVDERFRGRGIGSELVRRALDWMDGEGALARSVVVAEGNERARAFYARFGFLPFSVTLARRDPARRG